TATTCCCAATCAGTTAAGTCATTGTGCTCGGCTCTCGTGCCGAGAACAAGGTCAAGCTCCTCTGGAATAAGAGCAAACTGAGCTTGTATAAAGCCACCATATTGCTGCAGATTATCGAACTCTTTGTCGCTATGCAGGAATAAACTGTCTTCAAAAGAAATGGTACTGTAGCGGTAATTTAAACCCCAATCGAGTTGTAATGCTTGATAAATAAAGTTCATCTGATAGTCGACATCAAATGATTCGAACTCTTCTTGTAGGTAAGTTTGCGAGCCAGATTGATTAAGCCAGGATACTTGTAGCATTTGATTCGCTGAGTCCGACATTCTGTTTTCAAGTCGCGCCATGACCCGTGAGTCTGTTCGCTCTAGTTTGTCGGTAAAAGTGATGTTTCGGTTAGTGTCATCAATCACACCACGATAATTTTGCCCCAATTTTGATTCAGTTATATCGCCTTGCACGAAACCTGACCAATGGTCGCTGGTTGAAAAATCCATCCTCCCACCAAACGAGTACTGCTGAGTGACATCATTAGGCTCTAGTACCAAGCCTTTTTCAGATGCGTCACCATCTTTTACATGACCATAAACCCGATAGCTGCCTATATCACTGATGTCATTGCCATAACGAATATTTGCATCAATATTAACTTGGCTGCCACTGGCGGCATCAGCATATAAGCCTCGTGTATCTAAACTGTTTTTGGTAATGATATTAATCACACCATTGTTGGCGTTACTGCTCCAAAGCTGTCCACCTTGGCCACGAATGACTTCAATGCGTTCAATATCATAAAGCGGTACGTTTAACGTTTCCCAGTACACCGCGGAAAACTGTGGCGTGTAAAGGCTTTGACCATCAATCATCACTAACATTTTACTGGAGAATCTTGATGCAACTCCGCGCGCTGAAATTGCCCACTGATTGTTATCAAGTTGACGTACAACGAGGCCGGGTACCATTTTTAATGCTTCTGGAATAGAGGTTGCGCCAGAGTGGGTAATTCGTTCTTTACTGAGGACATAAATTGAGGTGGCAGTGTCAAATGCGGATTGAGATCGTTTCATTGCAGATGTCACTTGAATGTCCATCGCCATCAGTGACTCTAAATCTAAATCATCGAGGGAGCCTGCGGCATAAGTCATTGGTGACAAAATCACTAGAGGCATTAAAAAAGGTAAATGTGTTCTCAATATTTCATCTCCGACAGTCTATATATGCACGAATTACTTCATGGCGCATTGTGTGCGGCTGTTACATTTTACTTTATCATGTTGAGAAAATGTTAGTGGTCTCGTCTGGTGAAATTATTTCCTTTTGCGATGTGGATCGGCTAAAACGTTGACCAAGCTGAACGTTTGAGTATTGTTGATGCTGACACCAATGTTGATGTTACCAATAAGTGTATATCAAACATCGTCTTTTTGCGTTTTCTTGAGGCGTGAATGTAATAAAAGCCAACAAATGATCTTGTCGGCTTTGATGATAAGACTATGACTGTGAATAAGTAAGCTTGACTCATTGAAGAAAGTAGTAATACGAACGTTCGAAGCCAGGGAGGACAGAGCGTTGGTATTGTTAAGCGAGTTTTGCCTTTCTATATGCTCGTTTTCTTAATGAGTCAGCTTTTAGACAGTCATCGATTAATAGGCATAGCCATTATGCTTATTGCTCAATTTATAAAATGTTGCTTGAACATAATCATCTGCGTCACCGGTATTATTTTGGTTATAAACACCTGCTTTGAAGTACATGTATTGCTCGCCTGCATCATAAGAACTGCCACTCATATTCACTTCTTCAACAACATCAGCCTTACCTTCGCGCATGATCGTTACGGTTAATGTATTACCCACTACTTTGACTTGGTAACTGAACTTTTCATCAAGGCTGATACCATCGGCAGGATCTGAAGCTGAGCTGCTACGAGACCCAATCATTTCATAGTATTGCTCCGATCCTGTAATGGGTTCATGAGCGATATAAATTGATCCTTTACTGTTAGATGGCAGTTTACGGTAGTAAAGACGTAATGGCTCATCATCGTTAGCATGAATTTGACCGACAATCACACGTCCCACTTGGCTACTATCACCTGTGGTGGTGACATAGTTAACGGCGAGTGTCGCTTCTAGGGTGCCATCAACACCGCCTGCTGCATTTTGATCTGATGAAGGTGCGCTACTAAATACCCAGTTGTTGCCCCCCACACCTTGAGTGCTATAACTGGTATCTCCGCGGCGTAACATTTCACGTAACTCAGTACGGGCGTAGCTGGTATTGGTTGAAGTTTTTGGGGCATCAATAGGGCATCTAAATACCATGCCACCATCTGCAGCAGTAAAGAAATATGGAGAACGGCTATAGCCACTCGATAACTCTATTTCTTTGATTGTGTCAGATTTTCCATCATTGTTTTCATCAACAGGGACACCTAGGGTCCAATCCACTAGTTCGAAATTTCCGGATGGTGGTAAGTCAGGATCTAAGTTACCGATAGGATTACTAGGTTCAGTAGGATCTGTAGGATCAGTTGGTGCAGAACCATCTGAGCAACCATTAATTTTGGTTTCAACAATACTATTCCAAGTATTAGATGAATTACCGTAACCCGTTATTCTAACTAACTGAGCACTGGTATCCGTTACATCGTACTCTTCTAGCCCTGCATTACTGCCACTTGATTGACCTGAGGATAGGACTGATGTCCAACTGCTACCATCTGCTGAGGTTTCCATATCAAAGTACGATGCACGCTCATTGCCTTTAAACCAAGCAACAGACACTGATTTCACTTCAGACTGAACGCCTAGGTCATAAGTAATGGTTTTACCTTCTCCATTAGATGACCAACGAGATTCAGTATCGTAGCTGTTATCAATGGTATTGCTCGGACCGTGACCATCATTAGTGCCGTTATCTGTTGCGGCTACAACGGATAGGGCGCTACTGCCTGTACAAGTGACAGGTGTAGTTGGCTCAGAAGGTTCAGTTGTGTCAGATGATGTTGTGAGTTCGAAAGAGTCAAAACGACCTTCATTACCAAAGTATTCCCCATATATGGTAACGCTAGTTGCTGAGCCACTATTAAATGATACGCTGGCCTGTTGCCAATCGCTGCTACTGATGTTGGTTGATTCGTTAAGACCGCTGCCCGATACTCCTAGCTTACCTCCACCTACAACGTAGGCAGTTAAAGTGTACGTAGTGTTGCTATCGATAGTGAGGCTTTGCTCAACTCTACCGTTACTGCCTGACATTTTTGCAGACTTACTGCCTTGATAAGCCACACCCGATACTGACGAAGGATCAATATCAGTCCAGCCCTCAAAGCTATTTTCGAAACTAGGGTTTGTAATATTGATAGTTTCAGCATTGATGAAACCGCTGGTTAAGCTGGTGGTGAGAGCGGTTGCTAGAATAGAAGCAAGCTTATGCTTTTTATGATGTTTTATCATTTTTATACCTTAGGTCGTTTCCCCATTTGAGTTAACAACTTATTCAGCAAGATCGACTGCTTTATCTCAGCAGTTTGATCTGATCATTCTATGACTAGTGAATGGCAACTGAATAAGCTGTTGCTGCCTAATACATAAAATGACCTCAGTAATGTAATACACTATTTGAAGCATTAGGTGTTATTGGTTATATGATCGTGTTACCAATTTGTAAAACTAATTCGTGAGTAAATAATGTAAATTGGTAATATTATTTTGACGCCAAAATCTTATTTGTAATATAAGCTCTATTAAGCTTTTGTATTTGTTTGAATATCTATGTAGTCAAATTTTAGTTGTTGGTCTGATTAATTCTTATACTTTTTTCATCTATCTATATAAGTATTAGCTAGGAATAAATGGGTTAACTGAAATATATTGCCTAAATTAAAATTGGTAAGGTAGCTTTTCATTTGTCGGTGATTCTTTGCAAGGAATCTTGATGTGAATAATTCAGGTATTAAAATTTGATGGCGATTTGGAATGACTTAACCAAGACTTATTCAGTCATGAACATTTATTTCATGTATGGCTCGAGGGAGAACTGTAAGAGATTAGTGATATTTACACTCTTTAAAGTATGAGCTTACCTCTCATTTTTGAACATCTATTAACAGGCTTGTAAATTTGTATCTCAGTGACAAAACTTACTGTTTTGAAAGTATTTTGTATTAACATTTCTCGTTTTTTTTTAGCTGAAATTTATGCAAGTTGTTAAAATGACTAATAAAATCAATCAATCTAGTTTATATCTCTGCTGTTTCTATAGTGGCCAAAATAAAACGGCTTTTAAGGGTTTACACTTATTTAACATCCCTCCTGCAATAGTGGTTTGAGGCTGGCAACCCCTACTTTGGTATAACACCTAGCACCTTGACCTAACCCACTAAGTGAATGACACTCAATGCTATTCAAATACCCTACAAAGTATGGATGACTATAAAAAATGTTAATTTTCTTTATTTGTATTGCGTTGTTAATCCTCGCTTACAAGTTCTACAGCCCTTTTGTAGAACGCCAAGCGGGCATTGACCCCAACGTAAAAACACCCCAAAAACGTTTCGAAGATGGGGTTGACTATGTCGAAGTCCATCCTGTGAAAGCGTATCTTATTCAATTTCTAAACGTTGCTGGTGTAGGTCCAATCTTTGGTCCTATTCTGGGCGCTTTGTATGGTCCAATCGCCTTAGTATGGATTGTGCTAGGTAATATTATCGGCGGCGCTGTACACGATTATTTCTCTGGTGTACTGAGTATTAAAAATGACGGTAAGAGTTTGCCCGAAATTGCAGGTCACTATTTTAATATTTACTTTAAAGGTGTGATGCTGATTTTCACCGCGATGTTACTGTTCTTCGTGGGTGTTGTATTTATCATGAGTCCAGCTGGACTATTAAGTAACCTTGATTATTTTGAAGGCACTATTTTTGCCAACAACGTATTCTGGGTGTTATTGATTTTAGGTTACTACTTCTTAGCAACCTTGCTGCCTATCGATAAAATTATCACTAAATTATATCCATTATTTGGTTTATTAATGATTGTGATGACCACTTCAATTGCAGTTGCTCTACTTATCAGTGCACCGCAATTGCCAGAAATGGGTGATATTTTTGCCTATTTCGACCACAGTCATTACAACAATGATTTACTTGAGCCTAATCCTGACGGATTGCCAGTTTGGCCATTACTATTTGTGACTATTACCTGTGGTGCAATCAGTGGTTTCCACTCCACACAAGCGCCAATTATGGCTCGTTGTTTAACTAACGAAAAATACGTTCGCCCTGTGTACTATGGCGCAATGATGTCAGAAGGTATTGTGGCTTGTGTTTGGGCATTAGCCGGTATTGCAGCCTTCCCTGGTGGTTACGTTGAGCTTAAGAGTATTCTTGATGCCGGCGGCCCTGGATTAGTTGTTAATCAAGTGGCGAGCACTTACTTAGGTGTCGCTGGTGGTATTATGGCGATTATTGCAGTAGCTATTTTCCCGATTACTTCAGGTGATACTGCGTTCCGTTCATTGCGTTTAACCATCATTGATGCGTTTAATATTCCACAAAATATGCGTAACCGTTTGTTAGTGGCAATTCCAATTTTGATTATCGCTTACTTCATGACTAAGATTGATTTCTCTCTTATCTGGCGTTACTTTGCGTTCTCAAACATGCTGCTTTCAACCAGTGTATTGTGGTTAGCAACTAAGTATTTATTTGACCGCGGTAGCTTCCATTGGATTGTGAGTTTACCGGCAATTATTGGTACTTGTGTAACTGTGTCATACATCATGACTGCCGGTATTGGCTTAGGCTTGCCACAGTCGATGAGCCAACCAGTTGGTATCGCAGTCGGCATTGTTTGTTTAGTCGGCCTTATCATTATGCATAATAAACGTAAGGCGGTAGCGCAATAATTATTGCCTATTAACTTAGTGTGAATAAAGGACTGCTTAGGCAGTCCTTTTTTGTGGAAGAGTTTAGGCTGATAAGCTTAAACCTAGTGATGCTACTTCAGTGATTCAATAAGATTGAAAGGGGTTATTTTGAAGGTGTACAAACCCCTGTGCCAGTTAATGCAATATGATTTAAGTTCTTTTTAATCACGTTTGACCCCACATCGTATGAGGATTCAGGGCGGCTGATAAGATATCCCTGTACACAATGGATACCGAGGTTTTTAACCAGTTCAAACTGTGAGGCGACTTCTACCCCTTCAGCAACCACTTTAAGGTTAAGGGTCTTACCTAAATCACTGATTGAATTTAAAATCTTTTCGTATTTTGGGTTGATGGTTGCTTGGTCGATAAATAGCTTATCAATTTTGATGATATCAACAGGTAAGTTGGCAAGTGTTGATAACGAACTAAAACCGGTGCCAAAATCATCTATGGCAAT
This window of the Shewanella goraebulensis genome carries:
- a CDS encoding TonB-dependent receptor plug domain-containing protein; protein product: MPLVILSPMTYAAGSLDDLDLESLMAMDIQVTSAMKRSQSAFDTATSIYVLSKERITHSGATSIPEALKMVPGLVVRQLDNNQWAISARGVASRFSSKMLVMIDGQSLYTPQFSAVYWETLNVPLYDIERIEVIRGQGGQLWSSNANNGVINIITKNSLDTRGLYADAASGSQVNIDANIRYGNDISDIGSYRVYGHVKDGDASEKGLVLEPNDVTQQYSFGGRMDFSTSDHWSGFVQGDITESKLGQNYRGVIDDTNRNITFTDKLERTDSRVMARLENRMSDSANQMLQVSWLNQSGSQTYLQEEFESFDVDYQMNFIYQALQLDWGLNYRYSTISFEDSLFLHSDKEFDNLQQYGGFIQAQFALIPEELDLVLGTRAEHNDLTDWEYQPLARLLWKPQENQVLWSAVSQSVRIPSLIEFNDNYAINGQKVSEVLPFSTGIEAIDEYHIKTYLNGNDDVEAETSLSYELGYRLSQQSWNLDVSLYHTEAEDVAVIDINPNVEQFYPALALFQSGQLQQALQALTQTTIQFDIVSTADLTTQGGDIVLSWVPADMFNAELGYSYNTFEYDLPENTFPAIGRDSTTRQIFAKADVHLFDSHNIFATVRVENSDAYLTENYTLLDLTWNWAVSQHWGVSVTGKNLFAGSHLEYANRQETYTIPNYIDESVLFKVTANF
- a CDS encoding polysaccharide lyase family 7 protein; this encodes MIKHHKKHKLASILATALTTSLTSGFINAETINITNPSFENSFEGWTDIDPSSVSGVAYQGSKSAKMSGSNGRVEQSLTIDSNTTYTLTAYVVGGGKLGVSGSGLNESTNISSSDWQQASVSFNSGSATSVTIYGEYFGNEGRFDSFELTTSSDTTEPSEPTTPVTCTGSSALSVVAATDNGTNDGHGPSNTIDNSYDTESRWSSNGEGKTITYDLGVQSEVKSVSVAWFKGNERASYFDMETSADGSSWTSVLSSGQSSGSNAGLEEYDVTDTSAQLVRITGYGNSSNTWNSIVETKINGCSDGSAPTDPTDPTEPSNPIGNLDPDLPPSGNFELVDWTLGVPVDENNDGKSDTIKEIELSSGYSRSPYFFTAADGGMVFRCPIDAPKTSTNTSYARTELREMLRRGDTSYSTQGVGGNNWVFSSAPSSDQNAAGGVDGTLEATLAVNYVTTTGDSSQVGRVIVGQIHANDDEPLRLYYRKLPSNSKGSIYIAHEPITGSEQYYEMIGSRSSSASDPADGISLDEKFSYQVKVVGNTLTVTIMREGKADVVEEVNMSGSSYDAGEQYMYFKAGVYNQNNTGDADDYVQATFYKLSNKHNGYAY
- a CDS encoding carbon starvation CstA family protein, producing MLIFFICIALLILAYKFYSPFVERQAGIDPNVKTPQKRFEDGVDYVEVHPVKAYLIQFLNVAGVGPIFGPILGALYGPIALVWIVLGNIIGGAVHDYFSGVLSIKNDGKSLPEIAGHYFNIYFKGVMLIFTAMLLFFVGVVFIMSPAGLLSNLDYFEGTIFANNVFWVLLILGYYFLATLLPIDKIITKLYPLFGLLMIVMTTSIAVALLISAPQLPEMGDIFAYFDHSHYNNDLLEPNPDGLPVWPLLFVTITCGAISGFHSTQAPIMARCLTNEKYVRPVYYGAMMSEGIVACVWALAGIAAFPGGYVELKSILDAGGPGLVVNQVASTYLGVAGGIMAIIAVAIFPITSGDTAFRSLRLTIIDAFNIPQNMRNRLLVAIPILIIAYFMTKIDFSLIWRYFAFSNMLLSTSVLWLATKYLFDRGSFHWIVSLPAIIGTCVTVSYIMTAGIGLGLPQSMSQPVGIAVGIVCLVGLIIMHNKRKAVAQ